From the Clostridium cagae genome, the window AGTCCTAATATAAATTAACTTTAATCTAATAATAGCTTAACTTACTGGTTATATTATAAATATAAAAGATTTAATTAATGTATCAAAAGTTGGTGGAGGAATTTTATATGAAAAAAAATACTTTAAAACTTATAGTCAGTGCATTGTTAATAACTATGATTGGAGGCAGCATGGTAGGCTGTGGATCTGGAGAAGATAAAGGACATACTGGAAATAATTCAACAAATGGATCAATAACAGTAAGTGGGTCATCTGCATTATTACCATTAATGGAACAATCAATTGAGAAATTTAATGAAATAAATCCTGGTGCTGAGATAAGTGCACAAGCAGGTGGATCAGGAACAGGTCTTACTCAAGTATTAGAAGGAACAGTTGATATTGGAAATTCAGATATATTTGCAGAGGAAAAGTTAGATGAGGCACAATCTAAGGAATTAGTAGATCATAAAGTTATAGCTCAAGGTTTTGGAATTGTTGTAAATAAGTCATTAGGAATCACAAATTTAAATAAAGAACAGTTAAAAGGAATATTCTCAGGAAAAATAACAAATTGGAAAGAAATTGGTGGACCGGAT encodes:
- a CDS encoding phosphate ABC transporter substrate-binding protein; this encodes MKKNTLKLIVSALLITMIGGSMVGCGSGEDKGHTGNNSTNGSITVSGSSALLPLMEQSIEKFNEINPGAEISAQAGGSGTGLTQVLEGTVDIGNSDIFAEEKLDEAQSKELVDHKVIAQGFGIVVNKSLGITNLNKEQLKGIFSGKITNWKEIGGPDKEIFLIHRKSGSGTRGTFENKILDGDKSLENDSIGAVQDSNGAVLTTMKQNDGAISYLALSYMNTAEAKELLQVTNIDGISSENENIKNGSYPFWSWGHMYTNGEAEGLSKEFINFITSEDNKESIENLGFISGSEIKEK